One Vanessa cardui chromosome 17, ilVanCard2.1, whole genome shotgun sequence DNA window includes the following coding sequences:
- the LOC124536796 gene encoding tyrosine-protein phosphatase non-receptor type 13-like has product MPRNCDEDSGRSSCSATSITLSPVFDIHQIEPRKMSKEKKFSTDLKVCTQPRNFANILKSPDERDPFPSCRLTRNHRKAVFTVFDTPRLGGLSNAHSSINIASSTQIETNIPDTVSMTALNKEEDYSKKKNFNSNFRSGKPVQRAASRLYRAESMKGKEGCVGPEFIVRASQPVKHLDLTISALCDKKVITVVLLNGQRIEVICDPNTITAGQIFEALVISEKYDHNFMLGIAILIGGDFVFLPDDYKIKKVVPDQWHKTSSKLSKGTEEISVSLFLRIKFFLPINVSNNIQDGEWRHRVYLQLRRAIVEGQMVSTIQNLILLTGYALHIEFGEFSYREHGTADYFLLEHYLPESLIINDMTEVKFRMKRAHESRRGLDRSKAIINYITLAQTFRDYGAHFYSAIWATRDGFCRDVWLSIGPRGVTIYSRTNNISDESSSNPNRIVLQSLPWHHIHTFYYNKKSLYIMPNAYSGLSKIGIKYKLKMTDNKSYFAFWLVSLHHRLYLKLYAKDDFVNYLSSELNCPINVQNSPKKVDCSNYQDSYNLAVRNPRVRRPIKRRFKVDLFSDKKSQNKENEKPSTEQLLRQILSPQPSDESILSSPNRYGQRSSSNEGLSSSESSLPRRHGVKMGTRVFNGMKSTLDGKYAGSPSKLLTVRSDGDLATAHSDSDDLSSEQRQHCNINSMQLLPERCYSQNMIQAPTAYVLESPKVYSDVYSYDTGNESCVNTSIFERLDNMECVQGERVFVTAVLERDKTNALGLQVAEGSDGNVYIKSITPGSAADVCGKLLPGDQIISVNGQTLLNLKYDKALNMLQSAPQLVELIVLQNTSKNTICDAQLDNTLHVKEKTSRGLENSLRHSIASALDVEIIDDELLNEEALKTIYALIKLTKEKVISRMKEKSVKENNITGSNLQKCQSENKVYEKSDLGNYSSQEDTPQKKSTQKFNTWRGQLTNSRPKRRPLSLSIPTDVHIPDDYLNEKSNNPLVRKSIQSSINSLDQSVKSSSLKNVALPRNFGLSRRWLGPVRYPVTPCKNSNIIDTECAIDGNVVRRHFIYGTGDSDEEQIFL; this is encoded by the coding sequence atgccTCGAAATTGTGATGAAGACTCTGGACGAAGTTCTTGCTCAGCAACCTCGATAACACTAAGTCCAGTTTTCGACATCCATCAGATAGAACCAAGAAAAATGTCGAAAGAAAAGAAATTCTCAACCGATCTCAAAGTCTGTACGCAGCCTAGAAATTTcgctaatatattaaaatctcctgATGAAAGAGACCCCTTTCCGAGTTGCAGATTAACAAGGAACCATAGAAAAGCTGTGTTCACAGTTTTTGATACACCACGGCTAGGGGGTTTAAGTAACGCCCATTCCTCAATAAATATAGCTTCCAGTACACAAATTGAAACAAACATTCCAGATACAGTGTCCATGACTGCGCTCAATAAAGAGGAagattatagtaaaaaaaagaattttaattcCAACTTCAGATCTGGGAAACCTGTTCAAAGAGCTGCTTCGAGACTTTACAGAGCCGAGAGCATGAAAGGCAAAGAAGGTTGTGTAGGACCAGAATTCATTGTCAGAGCTTCACAACCTGTTAAACATTTAGATTTAACTATCTCAGCATTAtgtgataaaaaagttataacagTTGTACTTCTAAATGGCCAGAGGATTGAAGTTATATGTGATCCTAATACAATCACTGCTGGACAAATATTTGAAGCTTTAGTTATAAGTGAAAAATATGATCATAACTTCATGCTTGGAATTGCAATATTGATTGGTGGAGATTTTGTCTTTTTACCAGAtgactataaaataaagaaagttGTTCCTGATCAATGGCATAAAACTAGCAGTAAGCTCAGTAAAGGTACTGAAGAGATATCCGtctcattatttttaagaataaagtTTTTTCTACCTATCAATGTGTCCAATAACATTCAAGATGGGGAATGGAGGCATAGGGTTTATTTACAACTCCGACGAGCAATTGTTGAAGGACAGATGGTCTCAACAATACAGAATCTCATTTTATTAACGGGATATGCACTACACATTGAGTTTGGTGAATTTTCATATAGAGAACATGGAActgcagattattttttattagaacatTATTTACCTGAATCTCTTATTATAAATGACATGACTGAAGTCAAGTTTCGTATGAAACGAGCTCATGAATCTAGACGTGGATTGGACAGGAGTAAGgccattataaattacataactcTGGCTCAAACTTTTAGAGACTATGGTGCACATTTTTATTCCGCTATTTGGGCAACTAGAGATGGATTTTGTAGGGATGTATGGCTTTCTATTGGTCCAAGAGGTGTGACCATTTATTCAAGAACCAACAATATTTCTGATGAGTCAAGCTCTAATCCAAATCGCATTGTCTTACAGAGTTTGCCTTGGCATCATATACACACATTCTATTATAACAAAAAGAGCCTTTACATAATGCCTAATGCCTACTCTGGTCTGTCTAAAAtaggaattaaatataaacttaaaatgaCAGATAATAAGAGTTATTTTGCATTTTGGTTAGTATCACTACACCACAGactgtatttaaaactatatgcAAAAgatgattttgtaaattatttatcaagtgAATTAAATTGCCCCATAAATGTTCAAAATAGTCCTAAGAAAGTAGATTGCAGTAACTATCAAGACAGTTACAATCTTGCAGTAAGGAATCCTAGAGTCAGAAGGCCAATCAAAAGAAGATTTAAAGTGGATCTTTTCAGTGATAAAAAATCCCAGAATAAAGAAAATGAGAAGCCTTCTACAGAACAGTTATTGAGACAAATATTATCGCCTCAACCAAGTGATGAGAGTATTTTAAGCTCTCCAAATAGGTATGGTCAAAGGAGTTCTTCAAATGAGGGTCTATCTTCATCAGAAAGTAGCTTACCAAGGAGGCATGGTGTGAAAATGGGGACAAGAGTTTTCAATGGTATGAAGTCTACATTAGATGGCAAGTATGCAGGCTCACCTTCAAAACTTTTAACAGTAAGATCAGATGGTGATTTAGCAACTGCACATAGTGATTCTGATGACCTGAGCTCTGAACAAAGGCagcattgtaatataaatagtatgcAATTGCTACCAGAGAGATGCTATAGTCAGAACATGATTCAAGCACCCACTGCTTATGTCCTAGAATCTCCAAAAGTTTATTCAGATGTGTATAGCTATGATACTGGAAATGAATCTTGTGTGAATACATCCATATTTGAAAGGCTTGATAACATGGAATGTGTTCAAGGTGAAAGAGTTTTTGTTACAGCTGTTTTAGAAAGAGATAAGACAAATGCTTTAGGTTTACAAGTTGCTGAGGGTTCTGATGGTAATGTGTATATAAAGTCTATAACTCCTGGAAGTGCTGCTGATGTATGTGGAAAACTTCTACCTGGAGACCAAATAATATCTGTCAATGGACAaacattacttaatttaaaatatgacaaaGCTTTAAATATGTTGCAATCAGCACCACAATTAGTGGAACTTATTGTATTGCAAAATACTTCCAAGAACACAATTTGTGATGCACAGTTAGATAATACTTTACATGTAAAAGAAAAGACTAGTAGGGGTTTGGAAAATAGTTTAAGACATAGTATCGCTAGTGCATTAGATGTAGAAATAATAGATGACGAATTATTAAATGAAGAAGCACTAAAAACTATATACGCGCTTATAAAACTAACAAAAGAAAAAGTCATAAGTAGAATGAAAGAAAAATctgtaaaagaaaacaatattacagGCAGCAACTTGCAGAAATGTCAATCAGAAAATAAAGTTTACGAAAAGTCAGATTTAGGTAATTATTCGTCACAAGAGGACACGCCACAGAAAAAATCCACTCAGAAATTTAACACATGGCGCGGCCAACTGACTAACAGTAGGCCAAAACGACGACCTTTAAGTTTAAGCATTCCAACCGACGTCCATATACCAgatgattatttaaatgaaaaatcgaACAATCCACTGGTGAGAAAGTCTATTCAATCATCTATTAATAGCCTCGATCAATCAGTCAAGAGTTCCTCGTTAAAGAATGTAGCTTTGCCAAGGAACTTCGGTCTTAGTAGGCGATGGCTTGGACCAGTTAGGTATCCAGTAACACCTTGTAAAAACAGCAATATTATCGACACTGAATGTGCAATTGATGGCAATGTTGTTAgaagacattttatttatggtaccGGCGATTCGGACGAGGAACAAATAtttctgtaa